DNA from Podospora pseudopauciseta strain CBS 411.78 chromosome 5 map unlocalized CBS411.78m_5, whole genome shotgun sequence:
TGatcctcctgcctctccagCGAAGATAGCGGAGCGGACAGCGAcggcgacagcgacagcgacagccaTCGAGGGACAGCCACGTGAGCAAGCGACAGTCACAGAGGGACAACCGCGCGAGGAAgcgtcaacaacaacggtAGCAGGCGCTGGGGGCGAGGGCCTGCAAGAGACTGACGTGAACGCCAACAGGTTTGCGGCCGGGCCCGACAATGGTTAGTGAGTGGAGCTGTCTTTTGCTTTGGAAGTTAGCAGGTGCCAGTAATGGAGTGTGGAAGTAAAGGATGGACAAAAACCATGGCATTTTCTGTATGTAACAAAGGGGTTCAAGACCTGGGAGCAAGATTTTATTCTTAGACGATTTAGCGAATTGATGGTTTGATAGAGCATATGTCCACAGCGAGCAAGGTTTCATGATTTCTGCTGCCCTCATCAGTGTACCCTCTCATGCATGTCACCACACCCAAGTTACTCTTAATCATCCAAACCTTCTGGTtattccttcttcttcctctcatATTTTACTAACCATCCGTTGTTTACATACAACtattccctccccccaacatATGTATGTacaccccttccctttcccccttcaTGTTATGTACAACCCTAtcatctccccccacccctgaTCACCATCAACTCAAACCTCAAAAAACACATATCCATGCAGGTATTAttcccttctcttccccccctgtTGAAACTCAAAAACGCCACATCATGTATATCCCTAAAACTCAAACACACAAAAACTAAAAACTTGGCTTTCTCGCTTCAGGGGTATTCTCCTCTTTGCTTCCCTATCCTTATCCATTTCCCATCCCGTATTGCTCTGTACCGTTCAATGTACCCAACCCTTGTAACCTATCACACAAAAACTCAAAAAGAAACCCGTactcttcatcatccatccGTCATGTCTGTACCCATATCATCCCACCTGGTTCCTACCCCCGAAAGTTACTGTTCAGCTTCCCGATGCTCCCCGCTTCCACCCTCGCAAAGTCATGAATAGCCGGCAATTGCGGCggcctcccaacccccccatgcGCCGTCCTCGGCGAGCTATTCGCCGAATTCGACCCGCCACCCACCGACGGCCCGGCACTGTTAGGCTCAGACGACACCGCCGAGGAGGCGTTGGTCAGCGGCGGGGTAGGGTGAGAAAGCAGTGCTGACAAGCTCGCTTTTGTGCTTGCGCTTGTTGGATCACGGTTTCGACCGTCGGAATTTGGCGAGACAGAAAGGGCCCTGTTGGGAGGGCTGGCcgtgtgtgtggtgatgattgGACGCattggtggtggctgttggtgttgctggggtgGTTGGACTGGGGCGAGCTGGATCCCACCATTGAGAGCAAGTCTCGGGTCCGAGATGGCTTCTCTGGCCTTAGCTTGAAGCTGCCGAGATCGGGGAGAGCCAAGAGGTGCTATTCTGGGTGGTAAGATGGGTGTTGAGACAGATCCTGGCTGGGAGTATGGGGCGTGGTGAGGCGGCTGAGATGGAGTTGGGGCGGGAAGAGGGAGCTGAggcggtggttgtggtggccGCTGTTGAGGCAGTTGCAATGGTGGAAGAGTGGGCGCTCTTTCTCGCTCGTACTGGTGATGATTTGCCGAGTGATATGgctgttgaggtggtggcggtggtggagggccATATTGCAGCTGGGGAAGATGGTGACCGTATGGTGCTGGATGGGCACCAGGATGAACTGGGTggccggggtggtggtgaccaTTGTATGGATGACCGTAGGGCGGTGTCGTTCCCGGCGACGGTGGCCAGGGTTGATAATGGCCGTGGTGAGCGGGATGCGGAGCATATCCCGGGTAGCCTgggggaagatgatgaagctGCTGTACCTGTGGTGGGTAGGGCGGCTGCTGCATCGGCGACCGTGTCAAGGCCGATTGATCGTTCAGGCTCGACTCGGGGTACATGCCCTTCTGCGGAATGATGCCTCGCAGTTGGGGGTCGGTGCTCGGTGTCTGCAAGTTCTGTGAATTTCTGGTGTAGTACGAAATGAGGTGAAGATGCTGAgagttggaggtggtgatgctgaacGATTGCTTCATAAGGCCGTCAGTCTTGTAGCGGTAGCCAGCCGCCAAACTGTCTggctccccatcatcctgaTCCTCATCACTGCCACGACCAGAATCCGGAGTTCTCCcagcccccctcctcgaGTTCCCAAAACCATTCCCTCGCTTGCCTTCCATCTCGCGGTATGTCAAAAAACTCCCAGACACACGGCTGGCGCTCCATGACTTTCCATCAGTCCACCTCCGCATGCCAGCTTCCCTCTCATCCCAGACATAAACCGACCCGGATCGAATCTGTTGCCGTTCCTTTTCGGACAATCTTCTTTGAACTCTAGGCAAAAGTCCCAGTCGGCAAGCCTCGAAAAGTTTGATGGCGTCGGCAGGCGTCTTGACCATGCCGTGATATGTCTCCATTGTCGTCATGGTGGGGGATAGTGCTTTGGAAGATGTAGGTTGATGCAACCCAGGACCGTTGGgccaaagaaagagagacTGTATAGTCAACCAAGATATCCtcctttcctcctcaactGCCAAACTTATTGCACCACCATTCAGGACTGGAGCCTCGGGCAAGTTTTGTCGACAAGAAGCTTAAAGGCGCCACAGCAAAACCCTATGTGATATGATGTAACCAGTGTCAATGTTTATCCCTTCCTATGGTGGATTCATGAAGAGGCAAGCCGAGCCGATAGCGGGTCCATAACCTGTGGGAGCGAATTAGGTAAACGTGAGACGTGTAAGGGGTGAGGGCTTGGCAGAGAGACGACGGGCGTTTTAAGCCTCAGTGTGGATTtatagcctttttttttcttttttaagagatgtggaggagaggagagaggtggaCGTGCTAGAGTGACAGAAGCTTGATCGAAGCATTGCCCTTGGCTGGCGATACCTGGCACACGACGGCACACGGCAGGCAACAAGCAGCCTTTTGGGCGCATAAACAGCTTCCCACGTCAAACCCTGGGGTGTGGTTCCTCGCCTTGTGTCCTTGTGTCGTCGACCACGTCAGGCTCACGAGACGCGAAGGGTTACAGCAGCACGGCCATGGGCGGAGCACACACAGTCCCACGCTTCACCATGTCCCCGTCCGCATACACTTGATGGGGACGAAGGTCGTGGGGAGTCGTGGGGATACAGAAGCCTGCCCTTTTTGAGATCCGGTATGGAGAATTATCAGGGGATACAGTTGCACTTGCACTTGCACTTGCACTCGCAACGCGTTGTTATCTGTGTTTCAAGAGACGAAATAGGAAagttgacgaggaagaaaacAAGCTGGAAGCGTACCTATCAGAATGTGtcttgtttttgttttgttatgttgtgttgtgtgttaTGTGGGAACGTGAGTAACCGCTTGTTCAGCGAGCTAGTAAAGGTAACGGCGATGACAGTTAGTCGTGGTGTGGTGAACGGTGGACGGTGAGACCCAGGGAAATGCAAAAACCGAGAAAAGTGTCTTTAGGTGCAGGGCGATGCGCGCGGGTTGTATCGGGACGTTTCGACTTATATCGAGAAAatgaccaaaaaaaaaaaaggcagtGGAAATAAGGTGCGTGAGGGCACCGCGGTTGGCGGCTGGTGGTGCGGATCCGCTGCAGGTCGATGACGATGCGCCCACTGGCACATGGGTGTCTCGGAATGTGGGAGCTTTCAGAAGGGTGTCCCGCTAGAGAGAACCCACtccaagcccaccaagcaCCATGCCAAGCCGAGCGATGCCTCAGGTCTGGCAAAAAGGTTAGACGGGGGGGCGTCTTGGTCCTGGCTGTTGGTGCCTGCCTGCCTCTGGGAGATCATCAGATAGAAATTGGAGAAAATGAGGCCGTGAACAGCACCATTTTGAAACAGCTAGATACGAGGgttcctccctccctccatctCTCCATCCTTGCCTACCTTCGGAAAGATCAAGTCAGTTTTAAAACAATCCGAGTTGATCTGGCACAGGCACAGACACTGATGACAGGTGAAATGCAATtcatcttctcatcatcactcgtcccacgccccccctcccggaGCGGAGAATGCCAAGCAAAAGCCAAGAGGGCCAAGCAgcgaggccaagaaggccaagaaaaGCGGAGCAAAGGACAGCCAGGACCAACTCCACAGCAAAAGGGCGCGAAGTTCTGTCCCTTTCATCCCTGGCCAAAATTACTTCACTTTTTGGTTCAGCACTCCACCTGTCCAGAAAGTGTGTCGTAAGCTCTTACAGATCAATGAGTCCTAcgagaggggagagggggccTAGATCTCGCTTCATTTCTGCCTCCTTTTCAGTCCACCAGGCGGAGAGATACTCAGAATTCTACCCAAGCAAGGTGGTGGGTAGGCCCTTGTGTCACACATGTCGGATGTCGTTGGTTCTGAGATGATCCGTTTATGGTTACGAGCAGCTGGTTACGAGCAGTTGCCTCTTGCAgttgggttgatgatgaatcTCCGAACAAAACTCTTATCATCTcacccatcatcattatTACTCCACCAACTGTTGTTGTTATGAATCGCTTGGACCTCGGACCTGACCGGGACTCATCGTTGTAACACgcacaccccccccccccaatccaCATGTTGTTGGACCTTGTAGGTAATTGGACTTTTGTTGTGTGTCACAAgagaggagcagcagcagcaactgaAGTTGTTGCGAAGGTCTATTGTCGCACAACGTCCTGCCGAGCTTTTGTGTTCTTTGCTGTCAATTTACCAACATCTGGATCGCCACGctaaggagaagaggggggcgCAATGTGGTTATCAATATTCGCAACCGTTGGGTCCGAGAAGTCCacttggtcttggtgatTGATATCAATggctccccccccccaagtTCCAAGACTCTTGGGCCACGCACGCCAACACTTGGGTCCTGCTCGAAGTTTGACTAGTGCCCGCTTCCAGTTCCCTATCCAAGTCTAGCCCAAAACATTATCTCAACGTCCAAAAAGGCGCACGTGGAAAGCTGCAACCTGTTCACTTTGAAAGAACAACTGCATTGCACTTGCTGACCCCTTTGTGCTCccaccttttctcctctGTCATCGGAACTAAGCGCCTTGGTTACCTCCGAAGCCGAAAACTTGACATATTTTGgacatcttctcccccttcccattgGGTGTGTGGAATAACCGCCTGATTAGGAAATCTCACTGTCATGTCAGACGTTAGGTAAAAAGAAGGGGTCCAATCCaggagggaaaaaaagtgTGAATAACAAAAACGAGAAAAGGCAGATGGACCCCTGTACGGATTTGCCATGGAAATACCGGCTTGGGATAGGATTTCAAGCTTATTTCTCTCTCCCCATGCTAGCGTGATTGGCATTTGCCTGGATCACCCTTCAAGCCATCAGCCTTGGCTTCCATGCTCCATCCATCATGCCGCCCAATGTTGCGACTCTGGGCCAACTTGGCATCTTTCTCGGATCAAAAGGTCGCTGACAAGACCCCGTGACTCCGAATCCGAAGAGGGAACTGCTGCTCGCTCCACCAGCTCGTGACGAGACACCCCTCTCCTTGAAACCCGCGAGGCGCCGGGTGTGCCGTCAGTCCCGTCGTTGTTGACATGTCCGCCCACACGGACGACCGAGTAAGCTTCGCTTCGCTTAGGACATCCGTACGGGTAAACCTTTTCGAGCGGGTGTGAACACCTTCTGGAAAAGCTGTGGACTTGATTACAAAACACCAGCGCCCCCACATGAGGAGGAATCCCTGTCGCAATTTGTCTTGGGATGTGCCGTGATGGCCTTGGCCGTTTCTGGGCAACACTTTAAACTTGGAGTGTGGCTTGCCGCGAGGTACCGGTACCC
Protein-coding regions in this window:
- the PTH2 gene encoding Gluconate transport-inducing protein (COG:G; COG:T; EggNog:ENOG503NXQ1) — encoded protein: MTTMETYHGMVKTPADAIKLFEACRLGLLPRVQRRLSEKERQQIRSGSVYVWDEREAGMRRWTDGKSWSASRVSGSFLTYREMEGKRGNGFGNSRRGAGRTPDSGRGSDEDQDDGEPDSLAAGYRYKTDGLMKQSFSITTSNSQHLHLISYYTRNSQNLQTPSTDPQLRGIIPQKGMYPESSLNDQSALTRSPMQQPPYPPQVQQLHHLPPGYPGYAPHPAHHGHYQPWPPSPGTTPPYGHPYNGHHHPGHPVHPGAHPAPYGHHLPQLQYGPPPPPPPQQPYHSANHHQYERERAPTLPPLQLPQQRPPQPPPQLPLPAPTPSQPPHHAPYSQPGSVSTPILPPRIAPLGSPRSRQLQAKAREAISDPRLALNGGIQLAPVQPPQQHQQPPPMRPIITTHTASPPNRALSVSPNSDGRNRDPTSASTKASLSALLSHPTPPLTNASSAVSSEPNSAGPSVGGGSNSANSSPRTAHGGVGRPPQLPAIHDFARVEAGSIGKLNSNFRG